In one Candidatus Nitronereus thalassa genomic region, the following are encoded:
- the lon gene encoding endopeptidase La — MTEENAPSPQNIDIPDTLPLIPVRDIVVFPYMVLPLFVGREMSIKAIEASLAGDRLVFLATQKSHDTETPGPEDIYSVGTVGTIMRMLKLPDERIKILVQGVSKGRITNYVQTNPYYTVQIDPIPATQAAPPSLEIEAVIRTAKETLERMTSLGKVLMPDVMVVIENLDDPGRLADIIISNLGLKVEATQEILETEDPIVRLKQVTDLLGKEIEVMSMQQKIQAEAKGEIDKTQREYYLREQLKAIQKELGDLDERAEEAAEFRKRIQDASMPEKVLKEAEKQLKRLEKMHPDTAEAATVRTYLEWLVEIPWAHASKDNLDIPTAHKVLNEDHYDLEKVKERILEYLAVRKLKKKLKGPILCFAGPPGVGKTSLGKSIARALGREFVRISLGGVRDEAEIRGHRRTYVGALPGRIIQGIKQAGTNNPVFMLDEVDKVGMDFRGDPSAALLEVLDPEQNHSFTDHYLGVPFDISNVMFITTANLIDPILSALRDRMEIITIPGYTEEEKFGIAHRFLIPRQLDEHGITEKHFRISDPALHQLISHYTREAGVRNLEREIANAMRKVAKQVAEGKTKPHKIVPETLQKYLGVPKYLPETEKEKDQIGVTTGLAWTEAGGDILHIEATVMKGKGSLTLTGQLGDVMKESAQAALSYVRSQAKHLGIKPEAFTTTDIHIHVPAGAIPKDGPSAGITMATAIASSMANIPARHNVAMTGEVTLRGRILPIGGLKEKVLAAKRATVTNIIIPKRNEKDLEDLPPHLLKGVKFVFAETMGDVFGAALLLPKPLLKHYKPIAIARATPKHTKSKSSPTRAPKPKTRIAAKPTTGTKRRKTSPTSRATR; from the coding sequence ATGACTGAAGAAAATGCCCCGAGCCCACAGAATATCGACATTCCAGACACCCTGCCGTTGATCCCAGTTCGGGATATTGTTGTGTTTCCCTATATGGTTCTGCCCCTCTTCGTGGGTCGAGAAATGTCGATCAAGGCGATCGAAGCCTCACTCGCCGGCGACCGATTGGTCTTTCTCGCGACTCAGAAATCGCACGACACGGAAACGCCGGGCCCGGAGGATATTTATTCCGTGGGGACCGTAGGAACGATCATGCGCATGCTCAAGCTTCCCGATGAGCGCATAAAAATCCTGGTGCAAGGCGTCAGCAAGGGACGAATTACCAACTATGTCCAAACAAATCCCTATTATACCGTTCAGATCGACCCCATTCCGGCCACACAGGCGGCGCCACCCTCTCTTGAAATTGAAGCAGTGATTCGTACGGCCAAGGAAACGTTAGAACGCATGACCAGCCTTGGAAAGGTTTTAATGCCCGATGTCATGGTCGTGATTGAAAACCTGGATGATCCAGGAAGGCTGGCCGACATCATCATCTCCAATCTCGGGCTTAAGGTAGAGGCCACACAGGAAATCCTGGAAACCGAAGACCCTATTGTTCGCTTGAAACAAGTCACGGATCTCTTGGGAAAAGAAATCGAAGTGATGTCGATGCAGCAGAAAATCCAGGCTGAAGCCAAAGGCGAGATTGATAAAACGCAACGAGAATACTACCTCCGCGAACAACTCAAGGCCATCCAAAAAGAACTTGGCGATTTGGATGAACGAGCGGAAGAAGCCGCAGAATTTCGTAAGCGAATTCAAGACGCTTCTATGCCGGAAAAAGTGTTAAAAGAGGCCGAAAAGCAGCTCAAGCGCCTGGAAAAAATGCATCCAGACACCGCGGAAGCGGCCACGGTTCGAACCTATTTGGAATGGCTGGTGGAAATCCCTTGGGCTCATGCCTCGAAAGACAATCTCGATATTCCCACCGCACACAAGGTGCTTAATGAAGACCACTACGATCTGGAAAAAGTCAAAGAGCGTATCCTGGAATACCTCGCTGTTCGAAAATTAAAAAAGAAATTGAAAGGGCCGATTCTTTGTTTTGCCGGCCCACCCGGCGTGGGCAAAACCTCCCTTGGCAAATCGATTGCTCGAGCGCTTGGCCGAGAATTTGTTCGCATAAGTCTTGGTGGAGTCCGCGATGAAGCAGAAATTCGTGGGCATCGACGTACGTACGTGGGCGCTCTTCCAGGGCGGATCATTCAAGGCATCAAACAGGCCGGGACCAACAACCCCGTGTTCATGCTTGATGAAGTCGATAAAGTAGGAATGGACTTTCGTGGGGACCCTTCAGCAGCGCTCTTAGAAGTCTTAGACCCAGAACAAAACCATTCGTTTACCGACCACTACTTGGGCGTACCCTTTGATATTAGTAATGTCATGTTCATCACCACAGCGAACCTAATCGACCCGATCCTTTCCGCCCTGCGAGATCGAATGGAAATCATCACCATCCCTGGGTACACCGAAGAAGAAAAATTTGGTATTGCCCATCGATTTTTGATTCCCCGCCAATTAGACGAACATGGAATCACCGAAAAGCATTTCCGGATCAGCGACCCAGCACTTCACCAATTAATCTCTCATTACACCCGTGAGGCAGGAGTCAGAAACCTCGAACGGGAAATTGCCAATGCCATGCGTAAAGTCGCAAAGCAGGTCGCGGAAGGGAAAACCAAACCACATAAGATCGTGCCAGAGACTTTGCAAAAGTACTTGGGGGTCCCAAAATATTTGCCAGAAACCGAGAAAGAAAAAGATCAGATTGGGGTGACGACGGGGTTGGCTTGGACCGAAGCCGGCGGTGATATTTTGCACATTGAGGCCACGGTGATGAAGGGCAAAGGCAGTCTCACACTTACCGGCCAACTGGGCGATGTAATGAAAGAATCCGCGCAAGCCGCATTAAGTTATGTTCGCTCACAAGCCAAACATCTCGGGATTAAACCAGAAGCCTTTACCACGACGGATATTCACATTCATGTGCCAGCCGGAGCCATTCCCAAGGATGGACCATCTGCAGGCATTACCATGGCTACAGCCATTGCCTCGAGTATGGCTAACATACCAGCCCGCCATAATGTGGCAATGACCGGTGAAGTCACCTTAAGAGGAAGGATCCTTCCTATCGGGGGGCTCAAGGAAAAAGTGCTCGCCGCCAAACGTGCCACCGTGACGAACATTATCATTCCCAAACGCAATGAAAAAGATCTAGAAGATCTCCCTCCACATTTATTAAAGGGAGTTAAATTCGTGTTTGCCGAAACCATGGGCGATGTCTTTGGCGCTGCGCTTTTGCTCCCCAAACCCCTCTTAAAACACTACAAACCTATAGCCATTGCACGGGCGACTCCCAAACACACCAAGTCAAAATCATCTCCCACCAGGGCTCCAAAGCCAAAGACACGGATAGCGGCCAAACCCACCACGGGAACCAAACGTCGCAAGACGTCTCCCACATCCCGCGCCACACGATGA
- a CDS encoding CsgG/HfaB family protein has translation MMVRGNASTCSPRSSSVGFDRLWVICLIFFLAGLATLLGGCAEVNNPANPPAPIPIPSTVSSVDTPHPVSSPYSLAILPFEDYSNRQDLSWLRQGLPDMLVTDLALLPGVRVVSRHRLGEVLREQWLQHRGAFEEASSVRLGRLVGARYLLSGLYYVGGEELILEVHLLDVEQGAVVRTFRVTGSPQDIPGLELELASSLGQVFDSKGRESHVEELSSVGNEAPIVQFDSQEILDIHKEIGSQAPSTETQASIATTLRTDTVLGLERLKHVREAAASIAHDLWSQALDIRLGNLNYQSHSGNKDASHALTVNIPVSATIREKALTTLDAAINIVERGGPEGGEIVLGFEESDAGAQQLFREALQAPRRLFVRAIRESGEVLAVSSEWSWRMDLYVHIRPDGTVGLPRSSSPFLMGNATFWGALLSRQDATITFDALVLPVPEESRTVSVEVVEDHSEDGLSNLEAEDWVTSLRTWLDHRWHPSVAESIPTSGYLPGNRRHAVALVSGKGGTIAHIQIVHIDEEEKFADSVDDALRKLPGECFWKCENSDPKKSAPQPFTLRIQFELNKDLRHAGLGRLR, from the coding sequence ATGATGGTCCGGGGAAATGCGAGTACGTGTAGTCCGAGAAGCAGCTCTGTCGGGTTTGACCGGCTTTGGGTCATCTGTCTGATTTTTTTCTTGGCTGGACTAGCCACTCTGTTAGGGGGATGTGCTGAGGTCAATAATCCAGCCAATCCTCCAGCCCCTATTCCAATCCCATCGACGGTTTCTTCTGTTGATACGCCTCACCCGGTTTCTTCTCCCTATTCTCTGGCCATTCTCCCGTTTGAAGATTATTCCAATCGACAGGATTTAAGCTGGTTGCGGCAAGGGTTGCCTGACATGTTAGTCACGGACTTGGCTTTGCTTCCCGGAGTTCGTGTCGTGTCTCGGCATCGATTAGGGGAAGTTCTTCGAGAGCAATGGCTACAGCATCGGGGTGCCTTTGAGGAGGCGTCCTCGGTTCGCTTGGGGCGACTTGTGGGCGCCCGGTATTTACTGAGTGGTCTCTATTATGTTGGCGGGGAGGAGTTAATCCTCGAAGTGCATCTGCTAGATGTCGAACAAGGCGCTGTCGTTCGGACATTCCGCGTCACCGGATCGCCTCAGGACATTCCAGGGCTTGAGCTTGAACTGGCTTCCAGTTTAGGCCAAGTCTTTGATTCAAAGGGAAGGGAATCACATGTGGAGGAACTTTCCTCGGTGGGAAACGAAGCGCCAATCGTTCAATTTGATTCTCAAGAAATCCTGGATATTCATAAAGAGATAGGAAGTCAGGCTCCATCTACCGAAACCCAGGCTTCGATTGCTACGACCCTTAGAACGGATACGGTATTAGGGTTGGAACGGTTAAAGCATGTACGCGAGGCTGCGGCCAGTATCGCTCATGATTTATGGTCTCAGGCGCTCGATATCCGTTTAGGAAACTTAAATTATCAATCGCATTCTGGAAACAAGGATGCCTCGCATGCGTTAACCGTAAATATTCCTGTGTCAGCAACCATACGAGAAAAAGCCCTGACCACACTTGATGCCGCTATCAATATTGTGGAGCGAGGTGGGCCAGAGGGTGGAGAAATTGTGCTAGGTTTTGAAGAGTCAGATGCCGGAGCGCAGCAATTGTTTCGTGAAGCCCTGCAAGCGCCACGACGGTTATTTGTTCGGGCTATTCGAGAATCAGGCGAAGTGCTCGCGGTTTCGTCGGAATGGTCTTGGCGGATGGATTTATATGTGCACATAAGGCCGGATGGGACCGTTGGTCTGCCTCGCTCGTCGTCGCCCTTTCTGATGGGGAACGCAACTTTTTGGGGAGCCCTGCTATCTCGTCAAGACGCCACCATTACTTTTGATGCGTTGGTGCTTCCGGTTCCGGAAGAATCTCGAACGGTTTCAGTGGAAGTCGTGGAAGATCATAGTGAAGATGGTCTGTCGAATTTGGAAGCTGAAGATTGGGTTACGTCTTTACGCACCTGGTTGGATCATCGATGGCATCCCTCAGTCGCAGAATCCATTCCTACCTCAGGGTACCTTCCAGGGAACCGCCGCCATGCGGTGGCATTGGTCTCTGGGAAAGGTGGGACCATTGCTCACATTCAGATCGTGCACATCGATGAAGAGGAAAAATTTGCCGATAGCGTGGACGATGCGTTGAGGAAATTGCCGGGAGAATGTTTTTGGAAATGTGAGAACTCTGATCCCAAGAAGAGTGCCCCGCAACCGTTTACTCTGCGAATCCAGTTTGAATTGAATAAGGATCTTCGTCATGCCGGACTTGGTCGATTGAGGTAA
- a CDS encoding DUF2062 domain-containing protein: protein MISLQSIRTQLKQVLHLDESPHRTALAFACGVFIAFSPTYGLHTISAIFLAWAFRLNFPALLLGNFINNPWTTIPILGATMWTGFFILGIPDTPTFSWDDLSAEAIFEVAMPYILPFTLGALTLSLLGALLAYPLGLLLISRYRKNQVSRSDPPSCSEKPA, encoded by the coding sequence GTGATCTCACTCCAATCCATTCGAACACAATTGAAGCAGGTGCTCCACCTTGATGAATCTCCACATCGGACGGCTCTAGCCTTCGCTTGTGGAGTGTTCATTGCCTTTAGCCCAACGTATGGGTTGCATACCATATCAGCTATTTTTTTGGCTTGGGCATTTCGCTTAAACTTTCCAGCCTTACTGTTGGGGAACTTTATCAATAACCCTTGGACGACAATTCCAATTCTTGGCGCCACGATGTGGACAGGGTTTTTCATTCTCGGCATTCCTGACACTCCAACCTTTTCCTGGGATGACCTTTCCGCGGAAGCCATCTTCGAAGTGGCCATGCCCTACATTCTACCATTTACCCTCGGAGCCCTTACATTGAGTTTGTTAGGTGCGTTGCTTGCCTATCCCCTCGGCCTTCTCCTCATTTCCCGTTACCGGAAGAACCAAGTATCTCGCTCCGATCCCCCCAGTTGTTCCGAAAAGCCGGCTTGA
- the bamA gene encoding outer membrane protein assembly factor BamA has protein sequence MDVGWKRPGSLLKRLYVRQFGSARFAVVCFGLVLSVMIVNTPMVLGQTSGMIVQSIGVQGNQRIEESAILARVTLNPGDTITTAIARQQIQRIYDMGFFDDVQVQTSDVPNGVRVIFLVKEKPFTVEIVFDGNEELSEDKLKELVTLQSQVFLDKKEVKASAEKIREEYQKEGYHNAKVIPIVQALDDTRNRITFFIQEGTRARIENIVFEGLTVTTKKELLGVMANREWVPLVSLLTDAGILRREELPNDVERIKEFYSNKGYLDVQVGVPTVELSEDKKSFVVTFRIIEGQPYTIGSVTFTGNKIFENEELELESLVQPDDVFQRSTIRQEVTRITDKYGEKGYSFAEVTPSLLPNPETLTTQVTFNIKEGALIRVRAIHISGNDKTRDNVIRREIRVDEQEVINSVAIKRSFQRLNNLNFFETVEILPNQVEEDKVDLEVKVKEKPTGSFSIGGGFSTLDQFTAIANISEGNLFGMGYLARIRGQLGFRRTLGVLTFRNPALFDGPTSFQVDGFSTQTDFLTYEEERSGGTIQFGRAFSEYIVGSFTLVGEAIEISNPSSDAPSFILRQVGDQSTTGFRASLFRDTRDNFQDPRSGSRSGIRLGFGSEVFGGTNNFYRVSLDGLKYVPLPIWDLRMAFRGRFGLAEGYGGDPVPLTELFFVGGINSVRGFKFGRAGPVTASGTLEGGNKEVVLNAEIIFPVLADAKLNGVVFFDYGKGFAEDTDLSFDLRPATGLEVRWISPFGPLRAAWGLNLDPKQNEQETVFEFSVGNVF, from the coding sequence ATGGATGTAGGATGGAAGAGGCCGGGGTCGCTGCTGAAGAGGCTGTATGTCAGGCAATTTGGCTCGGCTCGTTTTGCCGTGGTCTGTTTTGGACTGGTTCTCAGTGTCATGATTGTGAACACGCCCATGGTTCTTGGGCAAACTTCAGGAATGATCGTGCAATCTATTGGAGTTCAAGGAAATCAGCGGATTGAAGAATCGGCTATCTTGGCCCGGGTGACATTGAATCCTGGGGATACCATTACCACGGCCATTGCGCGCCAACAAATTCAACGCATCTATGACATGGGTTTCTTTGATGATGTGCAAGTGCAAACCTCCGATGTGCCCAACGGGGTTCGGGTTATTTTTCTTGTCAAAGAAAAACCATTTACCGTCGAAATTGTTTTTGATGGGAACGAAGAATTATCAGAAGATAAGTTGAAGGAATTAGTGACCCTTCAAAGCCAGGTGTTTTTGGATAAAAAGGAAGTGAAGGCGAGCGCGGAAAAAATCCGGGAAGAATACCAGAAGGAAGGATACCATAATGCCAAAGTCATTCCCATTGTACAGGCGCTCGATGATACGCGGAATCGGATAACATTTTTTATCCAGGAAGGCACGCGCGCCAGAATTGAAAACATCGTTTTCGAGGGGTTGACCGTCACGACGAAGAAAGAATTATTAGGGGTCATGGCGAATCGAGAGTGGGTGCCCCTCGTATCGTTGCTGACCGATGCGGGAATTTTGCGCCGTGAAGAATTGCCGAATGACGTTGAACGGATTAAAGAATTTTATTCCAATAAGGGGTACCTGGACGTTCAAGTGGGTGTGCCTACCGTTGAGTTAAGTGAGGATAAAAAGTCTTTTGTGGTTACCTTTAGAATCATTGAAGGCCAACCTTATACCATTGGGTCAGTCACCTTCACCGGCAACAAAATTTTCGAGAATGAAGAATTAGAATTAGAGTCCCTAGTTCAACCTGATGATGTTTTTCAACGATCGACAATTCGTCAGGAAGTCACGAGGATCACGGATAAATACGGAGAAAAAGGATATTCCTTTGCGGAAGTGACTCCCTCGCTGCTTCCAAACCCCGAAACCCTGACCACACAGGTGACCTTCAATATTAAGGAAGGCGCTCTGATTCGAGTTCGGGCGATTCACATATCTGGAAATGATAAAACTCGCGACAATGTCATTCGTCGAGAAATTCGAGTTGATGAACAAGAAGTCATTAACTCGGTGGCTATTAAGCGAAGTTTTCAGCGACTCAATAATTTAAACTTTTTTGAAACCGTTGAAATACTGCCCAACCAAGTTGAGGAAGATAAAGTCGATCTTGAGGTGAAAGTGAAAGAGAAGCCCACAGGGTCGTTTAGTATCGGTGGTGGGTTTAGCACCTTGGATCAATTTACCGCCATTGCGAACATCTCTGAGGGGAATCTGTTCGGGATGGGCTATTTAGCGCGTATTCGTGGACAGCTGGGTTTCCGCCGGACTTTAGGTGTTCTTACGTTTCGAAATCCTGCGCTATTTGATGGTCCGACCTCATTTCAAGTGGATGGATTCAGTACGCAAACGGACTTCTTAACTTATGAAGAAGAGCGGAGTGGGGGAACGATTCAATTCGGTCGAGCCTTTTCGGAATATATTGTGGGGAGTTTTACATTGGTTGGAGAAGCCATTGAAATTAGCAACCCCTCTTCAGATGCTCCTTCATTTATTCTTCGTCAGGTTGGAGACCAATCTACGACTGGGTTTCGGGCCAGCTTGTTTCGTGATACAAGGGATAATTTTCAGGACCCGCGAAGTGGTTCACGATCGGGGATTCGGCTGGGTTTCGGTTCTGAGGTATTTGGAGGCACCAATAACTTCTATCGTGTGAGTCTAGATGGGCTGAAGTATGTTCCCCTTCCTATCTGGGATCTTCGGATGGCCTTTCGAGGTCGGTTTGGGTTAGCCGAGGGATACGGTGGAGACCCAGTACCCTTGACCGAGCTCTTTTTTGTGGGAGGCATTAATTCCGTTCGTGGATTTAAATTCGGTCGTGCGGGCCCCGTGACGGCCAGCGGTACACTTGAGGGTGGAAATAAAGAGGTCGTCCTCAATGCCGAGATCATTTTCCCGGTGTTGGCTGATGCCAAACTTAATGGGGTGGTATTTTTCGATTATGGGAAAGGATTTGCGGAAGATACTGATCTTTCCTTTGATCTCCGACCCGCCACTGGCCTTGAGGTTCGATGGATTTCTCCGTTTGGTCCCTTGCGTGCGGCTTGGGGGCTGAATTTAGATCCGAAACAAAATGAACAAGAAACCGTATTTGAATTTTCAGTCGGGAACGTTTTTTAA
- a CDS encoding HD domain-containing protein yields the protein MPHPPLNHISLIADPIHQYIQFTVPLEKTGSSETTEKDLIDSPWLQRLRYIYQLQSARWVYPSAEHSRFQHSLGAMHLAGRYAKHIYPTLAQIVRDVPSLPYIEELLRVTALVHDIGHGPFCHFFDHHFLKHYNLSHEQVGQSIIRHELGSIIKKLTRSPSGAFEHEEVLNPEHIAFLILKDPHKQSLRYPRWLQLLQPLIGGLFTADNFDYVLRDSYMCGIAVGPVDISRLIHYTLITPKGLTLHKNGLPALQMFLNARFYLYSNVYFHRTTRAIDLHLLEIFRETMECVFPHNPIESLKDYLRLTDWSLLETVRSWTRSTNRKRRRLAKEWGEILGRQVKWKTAYSQLLTTKDYHLQKSATTPAKLEARIRQQLPRSLKKLTFRVDIASKDTRPFNVLNMGQFQFYIYDPATQSVAKERLKELFEFLPSKIVQLRIFAKNHHADEALAKAIETVLRR from the coding sequence ATGCCACACCCCCCGTTAAATCACATTTCGCTTATTGCCGATCCCATTCATCAGTACATTCAATTCACCGTTCCACTCGAAAAGACAGGGTCCAGCGAAACCACGGAAAAGGATCTCATCGATTCTCCCTGGCTCCAACGACTTCGTTACATCTATCAATTACAAAGCGCTCGATGGGTCTATCCTTCGGCAGAGCATAGCCGGTTCCAACATTCGCTGGGAGCCATGCATTTGGCAGGACGGTATGCCAAGCATATTTATCCCACCTTGGCCCAGATCGTCCGGGACGTTCCCTCACTCCCCTATATTGAAGAACTTCTCAGAGTCACCGCGCTCGTCCACGATATTGGGCACGGACCGTTTTGCCATTTTTTTGATCACCATTTTCTTAAACACTACAATTTATCCCACGAACAAGTTGGACAATCGATTATTCGTCATGAGCTTGGTTCAATCATAAAAAAATTAACACGGAGTCCCTCCGGTGCCTTTGAACACGAAGAAGTCCTGAATCCTGAGCATATCGCCTTCCTGATTTTGAAAGATCCCCACAAACAAAGCCTACGCTATCCCAGATGGCTTCAACTCCTCCAGCCATTGATCGGCGGTTTGTTCACTGCGGATAATTTTGATTACGTCTTGCGAGACTCGTATATGTGCGGAATTGCGGTGGGACCGGTTGATATTTCTCGATTAATTCACTACACCCTCATTACCCCGAAAGGACTGACCTTACACAAGAATGGGCTCCCTGCCCTTCAAATGTTTTTGAATGCGAGATTTTACCTCTACTCCAACGTTTACTTTCATCGAACAACACGAGCCATCGATTTGCATCTCTTAGAAATTTTTCGCGAAACCATGGAATGCGTGTTTCCCCATAATCCGATCGAATCTCTAAAAGACTACCTTCGTCTAACAGATTGGTCTCTGCTGGAGACAGTTCGGAGTTGGACCAGATCGACCAATCGGAAACGACGGCGGCTCGCTAAAGAATGGGGAGAGATCTTAGGCCGTCAGGTGAAATGGAAAACCGCATACAGCCAACTATTGACCACCAAAGATTACCATCTTCAAAAATCAGCCACCACGCCAGCCAAACTCGAAGCACGCATTCGGCAGCAACTCCCTCGCAGCCTGAAAAAGTTAACGTTTCGCGTGGATATTGCCAGTAAAGATACTCGCCCCTTCAACGTTCTCAACATGGGACAGTTTCAATTTTATATTTACGACCCTGCCACGCAATCTGTGGCCAAAGAACGCCTCAAGGAATTATTTGAGTTTTTACCTTCCAAAATTGTCCAACTCCGAATTTTTGCCAAAAACCATCATGCCGATGAAGCCCTCGCAAAGGCCATTGAAACAGTTCTCAGAAGATAG
- a CDS encoding glycosyltransferase, translating to MKVGFSALNQSSYHVIPHIQKLLMQGIRESGGSPILVHKVQDTRGLDAFVLLNSLALDIQKEIFENVQHYWTYLLDAPFHHAGWIWLGPSSVNYAVVDPSHLSLLALLNRTGTFFPHGGDTHPFRSWPHREIDILLTGTAPSIDRKSQLMKGLSLELQTFAERLIQEALAFPERALEELLIKLLEHQGVNMQVSDSMLVLTVADHIVRSTHRLNLLRAFSEFPVVIAGSGWDKVEMSPRHRWIGEVPYPQIAELMSQAKVVLCPGCGFTQGGHDRILTAMGSGAVPLTMSTPYLSKHFLHGVHLAYFKKENEAVDLARLILGGSHWGVVGEAGHAAVATGHSWVCRGKEFLALLRGEIGDGHREGELPSEELVA from the coding sequence ATGAAGGTAGGTTTTTCGGCGCTAAATCAATCTAGCTATCACGTGATCCCGCATATTCAGAAATTATTAATGCAGGGCATACGGGAATCAGGTGGGAGCCCAATCCTTGTGCATAAAGTTCAAGACACTCGAGGGCTTGACGCTTTTGTACTACTCAATTCTCTTGCGCTGGATATTCAAAAAGAAATTTTCGAAAATGTTCAGCATTATTGGACATATTTATTGGATGCGCCTTTTCACCATGCTGGGTGGATTTGGCTTGGACCGTCATCGGTGAACTATGCGGTCGTGGATCCTTCTCATTTATCATTACTGGCCTTGTTAAATCGAACCGGTACTTTTTTCCCACATGGTGGCGATACTCATCCCTTTCGTTCTTGGCCACATCGGGAAATTGATATTCTTTTAACCGGGACTGCGCCGAGCATTGACCGGAAGTCTCAGTTGATGAAGGGACTTTCTCTCGAATTACAAACGTTTGCTGAGCGGCTTATCCAAGAAGCGTTAGCATTTCCCGAGCGGGCATTAGAAGAATTGTTAATCAAGCTCTTGGAGCACCAGGGTGTCAACATGCAGGTGTCCGATTCGATGTTGGTACTTACGGTGGCAGATCATATCGTACGAAGTACCCATCGCCTAAATTTATTGCGGGCCTTTTCCGAATTTCCTGTCGTAATAGCTGGCAGTGGGTGGGACAAGGTTGAGATGAGTCCCCGGCACCGATGGATTGGGGAAGTTCCGTATCCACAGATTGCTGAATTAATGAGTCAGGCAAAGGTGGTGTTATGTCCAGGTTGTGGATTTACCCAAGGGGGCCATGATCGAATTCTCACTGCTATGGGAAGTGGCGCTGTTCCCTTGACTATGTCCACTCCCTATCTGTCGAAACATTTCCTTCATGGTGTTCACTTGGCCTATTTTAAAAAGGAAAATGAGGCCGTGGATCTTGCCCGCTTGATTCTTGGTGGATCCCATTGGGGAGTTGTTGGAGAGGCTGGGCATGCGGCCGTGGCAACAGGGCATTCCTGGGTGTGTCGTGGAAAGGAGTTTCTGGCCTTATTGCGGGGAGAAATCGGGGATGGTCATCGTGAGGGAGAGCTGCCTTCTGAAGAGTTGGTGGCCTAA
- the thiL gene encoding thiamine-phosphate kinase, protein MIHASRPSTLQTIGEFGLIRALEQHCHHLRSDVLQGIGDDAAILRTTPNEALIVSTDLAIEGIHFDLSFESFQDVGYRTAVANISDMAAMGATPKFLLVGLAVPPSTAVKSLKDLYRGFKEPCRRYNISMVGGDTSSSQSGLFLCMTILGQVKTNHALKRSGAKVGDHVYVTGTLGDSKAGLQILQRRATQKNPNAPQPYESFLIKRHLRPTPRPAMGQQLAKSRWAHGAIDISDGLSGDIQHLCKASGVGVELWASQLPISRQCATYAKAYGHSSIELALEGGEDYELLFTVSPRHQQTMAKLSRTFKTPLTCIGEIRPRSFGLKLKSEGGISRSIAKHSYDHFSKKPIR, encoded by the coding sequence ATGATTCACGCGTCACGGCCATCCACCCTTCAGACGATTGGAGAATTTGGCCTGATTCGCGCACTTGAACAACATTGTCATCATCTTCGATCTGACGTCCTTCAGGGAATTGGCGATGATGCCGCCATTCTTCGCACTACACCAAACGAAGCCCTCATTGTCAGCACTGATCTCGCCATCGAAGGCATTCACTTTGATTTGAGTTTTGAATCATTTCAGGATGTAGGCTACCGCACCGCCGTGGCCAATATTAGTGATATGGCCGCTATGGGCGCCACCCCAAAATTTCTCCTGGTTGGGTTGGCTGTTCCACCTTCGACGGCGGTCAAAAGTTTAAAAGACTTGTATCGCGGCTTCAAGGAACCATGTCGGCGATATAATATTTCTATGGTCGGCGGGGATACCTCATCATCACAATCTGGCTTGTTTCTTTGCATGACCATTCTCGGGCAGGTGAAAACCAATCACGCATTGAAACGTAGTGGGGCAAAGGTGGGGGATCACGTCTATGTCACCGGCACGTTGGGGGATTCAAAAGCTGGCCTTCAGATTTTACAACGACGAGCAACACAGAAAAATCCCAATGCCCCCCAGCCCTATGAATCATTTTTAATCAAAAGACACCTCCGCCCGACACCACGACCTGCCATGGGGCAACAGTTGGCCAAAAGTCGCTGGGCGCATGGGGCGATAGATATCTCTGACGGACTTTCCGGCGATATTCAGCATCTTTGCAAAGCCAGTGGCGTAGGGGTTGAACTATGGGCCTCGCAACTGCCCATTTCACGCCAATGTGCCACCTATGCAAAAGCCTACGGACATTCCTCCATTGAATTAGCGCTTGAAGGAGGCGAAGATTACGAGTTATTGTTTACCGTCTCTCCCCGGCATCAACAGACAATGGCCAAACTCTCCAGGACCTTTAAAACGCCACTTACCTGTATCGGCGAAATACGACCCCGATCCTTTGGCCTCAAGCTTAAGTCCGAGGGTGGAATCAGCCGAAGTATTGCTAAGCATAGTTACGATCATTTTTCAAAGAAACCGATCCGCTAG